From Anopheles funestus chromosome 3RL, idAnoFuneDA-416_04, whole genome shotgun sequence, a single genomic window includes:
- the LOC125770979 gene encoding cAMP-dependent protein kinase type II regulatory subunit isoform X1, which translates to MSSQQKHRIQVPDGLRDVLLEFSIAYLLEQPGDVIDYAVTFFTKLQEDRKTTMITSAEPTSPDESIMSHDEEPLVNRYASRRKSVFAETYDPENDDEDEGARAIFPKTDEQRARLCDSVKNILLFRSLDKEQMNEVLDAMFEKIVQAKDYIIKQGDDGDNFYVIESGMYNAYVGEDQKHIHTYDNRGSFGELALLYNMPRAATIQAETDGKLWAMDRQTFRRILLKSAFRKRKMYEALLDAVPMLKTLQNYERMNLADALIPQTYTKGDRIIKQGDAADGMYFIEDGKVSIRIQQDAGEVEISNLEKGGYFGELALVTHRPRAASAYAVDNVKVAFLDVDAFERLLGPCMNIMKRNIGDYETQLVKIFGSKNNITDIR; encoded by the exons atgtCGAGCCAACAGAAGCATCGAATTCAGGTTCCGGACGGGCTAAGGGATGTGCTGCTGGAGTTCTCCATAGCGTACTTGCTCGAGCAGCCGGGCGATGTGATCGATTATGCGGTGACGTTCTTCACAAAGCTGCAGGAAGACCGCAAAACAACGATGATCACGTCAGCCGAGCCAACCTCGCCGGACGAGAGCATAATGTCACACGACGAAG AACCACTAGTGAATCGGTACGCATCGCGTAGGAAATCTGTGTTTGCCGAAACGTACGATCCGGAAAATGATGACGAAGATGAAGGTGCCCGGGCAATCTTTCCCAAAACGGACGAACAGCGAGCACGGTTGTGTGATTCAGTCAAAAACATTCTCCTTTTCCGATCGCTGGACAAGGAACAG aTGAACGAAGTTCTCGATGCGATGTTCGAAAAGATAGTTCAAGCGAAAGACTATATCATCAAGCAGGGTGATGATGGCGACAACTTCTACGTCATAGAGTC TGGCATGTATAACGCGTATGTAGGCGAAGATCAGAAGCACATACATACGTATGATAATAGAGGAAGCTTTGGAGAGCTCGCATTGCTCTACAACATGCCAAG AGCCGCTACCATTCAGGCCGAAACGGATGGTAAATTGTGGGCAATGGATCGTCAAACATTCCGAAGAATTTTGCTTAAATCTGCATTCAGGAAACGGAAAATGTATGAAGCTCTGCTGGATGCTGTACCGATGCTGAAAACGTTGCAG aACTATGAACGGATGAATTTGGCTGATGCTCTGATACCTCAAACATACACTAAAGGCGATCGAATTATCAAGCAAG gcgatgctgctgatggcaTGTACTTTATTGAGGATGGCAAAGTGTCCATTCGCATCCAGCAGGATGCAGGCGAGGTAGAAATTTCCAATTTAGAAAAGGGTGGCTACTTTGGCGAACTTGCACTGGTAACACATAGGCCACGAGCCGCTTCCGCATACGCTGTCGACAACGTAAAAGTGGCAT TTTTGGATGTGGACGCATTCGAACGTTTGCTCGGACCATGCATGAACATTATGAAGCGCAACATTGGCGACTACGAAACGCAGCTAGTTAAAATTTTtggcagcaaaaacaacatcacCGACATCCGATAA
- the LOC125770979 gene encoding cAMP-dependent protein kinase type II regulatory subunit isoform X2 produces the protein MDRKYWKFFGRILLKKSREPLVNRYASRRKSVFAETYDPENDDEDEGARAIFPKTDEQRARLCDSVKNILLFRSLDKEQMNEVLDAMFEKIVQAKDYIIKQGDDGDNFYVIESGMYNAYVGEDQKHIHTYDNRGSFGELALLYNMPRAATIQAETDGKLWAMDRQTFRRILLKSAFRKRKMYEALLDAVPMLKTLQNYERMNLADALIPQTYTKGDRIIKQGDAADGMYFIEDGKVSIRIQQDAGEVEISNLEKGGYFGELALVTHRPRAASAYAVDNVKVAFLDVDAFERLLGPCMNIMKRNIGDYETQLVKIFGSKNNITDIR, from the exons atggATCGAAAATATTGGAAATTCTTTGGACGAATTTTGCTCAAGAAATCTCGAG AACCACTAGTGAATCGGTACGCATCGCGTAGGAAATCTGTGTTTGCCGAAACGTACGATCCGGAAAATGATGACGAAGATGAAGGTGCCCGGGCAATCTTTCCCAAAACGGACGAACAGCGAGCACGGTTGTGTGATTCAGTCAAAAACATTCTCCTTTTCCGATCGCTGGACAAGGAACAG aTGAACGAAGTTCTCGATGCGATGTTCGAAAAGATAGTTCAAGCGAAAGACTATATCATCAAGCAGGGTGATGATGGCGACAACTTCTACGTCATAGAGTC TGGCATGTATAACGCGTATGTAGGCGAAGATCAGAAGCACATACATACGTATGATAATAGAGGAAGCTTTGGAGAGCTCGCATTGCTCTACAACATGCCAAG AGCCGCTACCATTCAGGCCGAAACGGATGGTAAATTGTGGGCAATGGATCGTCAAACATTCCGAAGAATTTTGCTTAAATCTGCATTCAGGAAACGGAAAATGTATGAAGCTCTGCTGGATGCTGTACCGATGCTGAAAACGTTGCAG aACTATGAACGGATGAATTTGGCTGATGCTCTGATACCTCAAACATACACTAAAGGCGATCGAATTATCAAGCAAG gcgatgctgctgatggcaTGTACTTTATTGAGGATGGCAAAGTGTCCATTCGCATCCAGCAGGATGCAGGCGAGGTAGAAATTTCCAATTTAGAAAAGGGTGGCTACTTTGGCGAACTTGCACTGGTAACACATAGGCCACGAGCCGCTTCCGCATACGCTGTCGACAACGTAAAAGTGGCAT TTTTGGATGTGGACGCATTCGAACGTTTGCTCGGACCATGCATGAACATTATGAAGCGCAACATTGGCGACTACGAAACGCAGCTAGTTAAAATTTTtggcagcaaaaacaacatcacCGACATCCGATAA
- the LOC125770979 gene encoding cAMP-dependent protein kinase type II regulatory subunit isoform X3, protein MSVQTQNYDVLSSVNEPLVNRYASRRKSVFAETYDPENDDEDEGARAIFPKTDEQRARLCDSVKNILLFRSLDKEQMNEVLDAMFEKIVQAKDYIIKQGDDGDNFYVIESGMYNAYVGEDQKHIHTYDNRGSFGELALLYNMPRAATIQAETDGKLWAMDRQTFRRILLKSAFRKRKMYEALLDAVPMLKTLQNYERMNLADALIPQTYTKGDRIIKQGDAADGMYFIEDGKVSIRIQQDAGEVEISNLEKGGYFGELALVTHRPRAASAYAVDNVKVAFLDVDAFERLLGPCMNIMKRNIGDYETQLVKIFGSKNNITDIR, encoded by the exons ATGTCTGTACAGACTCAAAATTACGACGTCCTGTCGTCGGTAAATG AACCACTAGTGAATCGGTACGCATCGCGTAGGAAATCTGTGTTTGCCGAAACGTACGATCCGGAAAATGATGACGAAGATGAAGGTGCCCGGGCAATCTTTCCCAAAACGGACGAACAGCGAGCACGGTTGTGTGATTCAGTCAAAAACATTCTCCTTTTCCGATCGCTGGACAAGGAACAG aTGAACGAAGTTCTCGATGCGATGTTCGAAAAGATAGTTCAAGCGAAAGACTATATCATCAAGCAGGGTGATGATGGCGACAACTTCTACGTCATAGAGTC TGGCATGTATAACGCGTATGTAGGCGAAGATCAGAAGCACATACATACGTATGATAATAGAGGAAGCTTTGGAGAGCTCGCATTGCTCTACAACATGCCAAG AGCCGCTACCATTCAGGCCGAAACGGATGGTAAATTGTGGGCAATGGATCGTCAAACATTCCGAAGAATTTTGCTTAAATCTGCATTCAGGAAACGGAAAATGTATGAAGCTCTGCTGGATGCTGTACCGATGCTGAAAACGTTGCAG aACTATGAACGGATGAATTTGGCTGATGCTCTGATACCTCAAACATACACTAAAGGCGATCGAATTATCAAGCAAG gcgatgctgctgatggcaTGTACTTTATTGAGGATGGCAAAGTGTCCATTCGCATCCAGCAGGATGCAGGCGAGGTAGAAATTTCCAATTTAGAAAAGGGTGGCTACTTTGGCGAACTTGCACTGGTAACACATAGGCCACGAGCCGCTTCCGCATACGCTGTCGACAACGTAAAAGTGGCAT TTTTGGATGTGGACGCATTCGAACGTTTGCTCGGACCATGCATGAACATTATGAAGCGCAACATTGGCGACTACGAAACGCAGCTAGTTAAAATTTTtggcagcaaaaacaacatcacCGACATCCGATAA